The following nucleotide sequence is from Lacinutrix sp. Hel_I_90.
ATATTTAAAATTAGGTGGAGGTGTTTCTGCTTGTGCCGTTTGTGATGGTTTCTTTTACAGAAATCAAGAAGTTGTTATTGTTGGAGCAGGAGATAGCGCTTGTGAAGAAGCACACTACTTGTCTAAACTATGTAAGAAAGTAACCATGTTAGTGCGGCGTGATGAATTTAGAGCATCTAAAATTATGGCGACTCGCGTAAAAAACACACCAAATATCGAAATTTTATTTAATACAGAAACGGAGGAGGTTTTAGGTGATGGGCAAGTGGTTACTGGCGTACGAGTTGTTAATAATCAAACGAATGAAAAGCATGAAATACCTGCAACAGGGTTTTTTGTAGCTATTGGTCACAAACCGAACACCGATATTTTTAAAGAGTATTTGGACTTGGACGAAACGGGTTACATTATAAATGCTAAACCAGGGACTTCTAAAACAAATGTAGCAGGAGTATTTGTGAGTGGAGATGCAGCAGATCATGTGTACAGACAGGCTATTACTGCTGCAGGAACAGGTTGTATGGCGGCATTAGATGCAGAACGCTACTTAGCTGCAAAAGACTCTACTTTTGAGGTAAGTACTTCGACCTATAACTAAGCTAACTACCATTTTTATAAAAGTTAAAAGCCAAAACTCTGTTTCGGCTTTTTTTTTATTTTAAGCTTCTGATTTAAAAACAATTAACTATTAATAGAATAATTTCTCTATTTTTGCAAAATTAAAAATAAGTCCCAAAACTAAGAGAATACTGAGAAATTAATGGCTTTTACTAATCAACCTCAAATTGAACAGGTCAATTCGCTTTTGGAGAAAGCTTATTTAGGTCGTACAATAGACTTGCCTAAGAGTATTGAATTAGCAGAAGAAGCTTTGAAATTAAGTAGATCTTTAGGCGATAAACTATTAATTGGTAATAGCTTAAACAAGCTGGGTCTTTTTTATATGATCATTAGTGATTTTGAAAAGTCTAATGCAGCCTCAAATGAGGCTATACTATGTTTTACAGCTATTAAATATCAAATAGGAATTGCAGATGCGAAGTATACGTTAGGAAGTGTGCTCTACAAGTCTGATAATTATCACAAGGGCTTATCCTATTTGATAGAAGCATTAAGTATTTATAAATCGCATAATGATTTAACAAACCTTTCTAAAGTTGAAAAAGCGATTGGAACAACCTATGAATATCTAGGAGATACCGTAAATGCATTTAAAACTTATAAAAGTGCCATACAGAATGCAAGAAAAACCAACAATATTAATCTAGAGTCCAATGCTCTTAATAATTTATCGGGTTTAGTTTTAAAAAAAGGCAAGCCCACTATTGCTATGAGAATGATTACACATTCTATTGACTTAAAGCAAAAAAGTGGAGATATAAGAGGGTATGGTTTTGCACTTTATGGTCGCGCAAAAGTATATTTACGAACAGGTGAATACGAAAAAGCAGAACGTGATTTTATTGAGGCTATCCGTATTCATGAAGACGCAGTGGAAAATATGGGAGCCTCTATGTCTCTCAGTAAATTAGGGCAGTTATACTTCGAATTAGGGGACTATACAAAAGCAGAAAGAACCGTTAAGAAGAGTTTGGCTATTACGTTAAGCTATAACATATCGGTTATAAAAATTAAAAATTTTCATTTGCTATACCAAGTCTATAAAGGCGCTAATAATATAATAGCATCTCTGCAGTTTCTAGAGCTTTATATTAGGGAAAAGGAAAGTATAATGAATAATCAAACCTTGAGAATTATTGAGAATTACGACTTGATAAATAGGATGAATACCTTAGAGAGCGAGGCTAAGATTCAAAAAGAAAAGCAAAAAGCTATAGATAAAAAAAACAAAGACCAAAAGAATATTTTAAAACAGAAACAGGATTTTTTATCCATCATGAGTCATGAAATTAGAACGCCCTTAAATGCGATAACCACTATTGTGTCCTTGCTGGAAAATAAGATTAAGGGAGAAGATAAAAAATTGTTTGATAGCTTACAGTTTGCTTCTAATAACCTAATTATTATTGTTAATGATATTCTGGATTTTACAAAATTAGATTCTAATAAATCGGTTATAGAAGAGAATAATATAAATTTTGATGTGTTATGTTCAAATGTCTTAAACCTATATCTTAATGCAGCAAATAATAAAGGCATCAAGCTTATTCTAAGAAACGACATACAAAAACAGCAGCATTATTTAATAGATCAGCCTAAAATGGCTCAAATATTAGGTAATTTAATTAGCAATGCTATAAAGTTTACAAGGGATGGAGAAGTTGTGTTTACAACGCAATTAATGGCCCAAGATGCTGTACACGATAAGATTAGATTTGGTATAAAAGATACTGGTGAAGGCATTTCTAAACAAGATCTTGAGGTCATTTTTGATAGCTTTTCACAAATTAAACCCATAACAACCAGAGAGCAAGGCGGTACTGGTTTAGGCCTGGCCATAGTAAAAAAATTAGTGTCTTTATATGCTGGAAAAATTGAAGTAGAGAGTTACCTGGATGAAGGATCAGAATTCTATTTTACCATTAAATTAAAGCGTGTTGCTAAAAAAGAAGCCATTGAGATTACTGATTTTGAATCGCTAAAGGGTAAAAGCGCTTTAATCGCAGAAGATACGCCTTTAAATGCCATGTTAATGAAAAAGGTATTGACCAATTGGGGGGTTCATACAGATCATGCAAAGGATGGTAAAGCTGCTCTCGAAGCTGCTAAAAAGAATACCTACGATTTTATACTCATGGATGTGCATATGCCAGTAATGAATGGGTTTGAAGCCACACGACTGATTAAAACACTAGCTAATAAAAACAAAAAAACACCTGTGTTTGCCGTAACTGCCGATGTTTTAACTAATGAGGATAACAATAGTACACATCTTTTTGATGCGATACTTTGGAAACCCTTAGAACTTGATAAACTTTTTGAAGCATTATCGAATCATAAATTAAACAAAAAGGGAGTTTAATAGGCGTCTATTTCTTTCTTAATACGGCATCACCTTCAAATTTTTTCAAATCAATTGTCGGTCGCGCATAAATATAAGTTTCAGTATCACCCAAAGCTTCAATAGTTAGATTTTTTGTTGCTTGAATGTAAATTTCAGAACGGCCTTCAGTTAATAGATTACAGTTTTTTGCCTCAAGCTTATCCGCTTCTAAAGTGATTGAATTATCAGCTTTAATAGTTAGATCATCCACATCTCCTTCAATTTTTGCATCGCTATCTTGCAACATGTTTATTTCTATTGTTGAAGCATTAAATAGAGCTTCCAAATTACTATTATCATTCATTTCTAATGTAATAGTGTTAGCAGTAACATTTAATTCAGCTTTACTTCTACCAGCAGTGATATAGGTAAAATTATCGGCTTCCAACGTCATATAGGC
It contains:
- the trxB gene encoding thioredoxin-disulfide reductase, which codes for MSDTIEKVKCLIIGSGPAGYTAAIYAARANMKPVLYQGTQPGGQLTTTNDVENFPGYPTGITGPEMMMELQSQAERFETDVRNGWITKVDFSGDIHKVWVNDEKEIHCDTIIISTGASAKYLGLDSEQKYLKLGGGVSACAVCDGFFYRNQEVVIVGAGDSACEEAHYLSKLCKKVTMLVRRDEFRASKIMATRVKNTPNIEILFNTETEEVLGDGQVVTGVRVVNNQTNEKHEIPATGFFVAIGHKPNTDIFKEYLDLDETGYIINAKPGTSKTNVAGVFVSGDAADHVYRQAITAAGTGCMAALDAERYLAAKDSTFEVSTSTYN
- a CDS encoding tetratricopeptide repeat protein: MAFTNQPQIEQVNSLLEKAYLGRTIDLPKSIELAEEALKLSRSLGDKLLIGNSLNKLGLFYMIISDFEKSNAASNEAILCFTAIKYQIGIADAKYTLGSVLYKSDNYHKGLSYLIEALSIYKSHNDLTNLSKVEKAIGTTYEYLGDTVNAFKTYKSAIQNARKTNNINLESNALNNLSGLVLKKGKPTIAMRMITHSIDLKQKSGDIRGYGFALYGRAKVYLRTGEYEKAERDFIEAIRIHEDAVENMGASMSLSKLGQLYFELGDYTKAERTVKKSLAITLSYNISVIKIKNFHLLYQVYKGANNIIASLQFLELYIREKESIMNNQTLRIIENYDLINRMNTLESEAKIQKEKQKAIDKKNKDQKNILKQKQDFLSIMSHEIRTPLNAITTIVSLLENKIKGEDKKLFDSLQFASNNLIIIVNDILDFTKLDSNKSVIEENNINFDVLCSNVLNLYLNAANNKGIKLILRNDIQKQQHYLIDQPKMAQILGNLISNAIKFTRDGEVVFTTQLMAQDAVHDKIRFGIKDTGEGISKQDLEVIFDSFSQIKPITTREQGGTGLGLAIVKKLVSLYAGKIEVESYLDEGSEFYFTIKLKRVAKKEAIEITDFESLKGKSALIAEDTPLNAMLMKKVLTNWGVHTDHAKDGKAALEAAKKNTYDFILMDVHMPVMNGFEATRLIKTLANKNKKTPVFAVTADVLTNEDNNSTHLFDAILWKPLELDKLFEALSNHKLNKKGV